Part of the Rhizobium sp. CCGE531 genome is shown below.
GTATCTGTTCCTGTCCTTCACGCCGCCGCTGGGGCCGTTCAAGTGCGCGTCGCCTGTTTCGAGGATCGTGCGGAAGCGGTTGCGGCATGGCGGGGTCGAACTTGGGCGAGTCGCAGGTGCGCATCTCCTGCGCCACAGCCTTGCCACCCAGCTCGTCAGGCAGCAAAGGCCAATCAACGAGGTCGCCGATCTTCTTGGCCACCGGAGCATCAACACAACGGCGTTGTACGTGAAGGTTGCGGCCTCGCAACTCGCCGAGGTCGCACTCCCCTTTCCGGGAGGCGCCGCATGACCGCCTTTGCCCGATTCCTCGGCGAGAAGGTTGAGCGTTACATCGAACTGCGCCACTCGCTCGGCTATGCCTTCAGTAAGCAAGCTGGTACGTTGCGCGCTTTTGTCCGCTACATTGAACGCACTCAAATCGACGCGCCCGCCACCCGGACGATGGCGCTGGACTTCGTCCTATCGTTCGGCGGGGCCGCCAACAGCCGCACCACTCGTCACGGCGTGCTCCGCAGATTCTACGAGTATCTCGCCGTCTATGACGCCCAAACCGAGAGCTTGGAGCGTAGGGTCTTTCCCAGATCCAGGGCAATTCCGCCGCCGCGGATCCTCAGCGAGTCAGAGTTGGCGTCGCTCATCGACGCATGTGCGCGCATTTCGCCAAGCATCCCTCTCAGGGGGCGGACGATGGCAACGCTAATCGGATTGTTGGCAAGCTCGGGACTGCGATCTGGCGAAGTGGTAAGGCTTGATCGTTCCGACGTCGATCTGACCAACGGGGTTCTTCTCGTTCGGAAGACGAAGTTCCGCAAGGACCGTCTCGTTCCAGTTCACACGACGACCCAGGCTGCCCTTCGCCACTACGCCAGTGAGCGTGACGCCGCTTTTCCCACGCCCAAGGACCAGGGCTTCTTCCTCAGCTCTCGTGGCAACCGCCTCTCAGCGACCGGCCTGCAAAACGGTTTTGCCGAGGTGCGTAAGCTCTCCGGCCTTGATGGCGGTAAGCCCTTAAGGCCGCACGATCTCAGGCACCGGTTCGCCGTGACCCGCCTCAGCTTCTGGCATCAACAGCGCGCAGACGTTCAGGCGTTGCTCCCGTTGCTCGCCACCTATCTCGGCCACGCCAGCTACAGCGATACCGCTTACTACCTCACTGGTTCGGCGGATCTTCTCGCCATTGCGGCGGACCGCGCTTTCCTCGATGGAGGTGCAGCATGAGCGAACATCTGCTCCTGGCGCCGCTCCTGGAATCCTACTTTCGCCGGCGCCTAACCAAGCAGCGCAACGCCACTCCCGCGACTGTCGCGAGCTATCGCGACGCCTTGCGCATGCTGATCCTCTTTGCCGCCGCCAGGTTGCGGAAGAGGCCGGCGGCGTTGGTGCTCGAAGATCTCGATCGAGACCTCGTTCTCGCATTTCTCGACGAACTCGAGGAGAAGCGGAACAACACCGTCGCCACGCGTAATGCCCGACTAGCTGCGATACGATCTTTCTTCCACCATGTGGCAGCCGCCGACCCGGCGTCCTTTGGTGTCGCGCAACGCGTGCTGACGATTCCCACAAAACGCGCGCACATTGAGGTGACGCACCATCTCACCGACGCAGAAGTGGACACCGTCATTGCGGCGCCCGATCAGAGGACGCCCCGTGGTCGGCGCGACCGCGCGTTTCTGCTGTTCCTGGCGCGGACCGGCGCGCGGGTCTCCGAAGCCATCGGTGTCAATGCTGACGACCTTCAGTTGGGACGCCCGCACTCGCAGGTGCTATTGCACGGTAAGGGGCGCAGAGATCGCGTCATCCCCGTTCCTCAGGATCTGGCGAGAGCGCTGGCGGCCTTGTTGCGCGAGCGCGGAATCACCAACCACGAACCACGACCGATCTTTATCGGTGCCCACAATGAGCGCCTGACGCGCTTCGGGGCGACCCACATCGTACGACGAGCGGCGGCCAAGGCAGTGGCCACAAGGCCGGATTTGGCCGAAAAGCCCATATCGCCACACATCTTCCGGCACTCCCTTGCCATGAAGCTTCTCCAGTCCGGCGTGGATCTTTTGACGATTCAAGCCTGGCTCGGGCACGCACAGGTCGCCACCACCCACCGCTATGCCGCCGCGGATGTCGAGATGATGCGTAACGGACTCGAAAAGGCGGGCATCAAGGGCGATTACGGGACGCGCTTCCGGCCCACCGATGCCGTTCTGCAACTGCTGAACAGCATCTAAGCTAAAACATTATGTGGCGGAAGATGCCAGATTTGGCAGTCCCCGGCTGGCGCCATGACGGCTCCGCCACAAAATCTCACCCGATGCATAAAAAGGGTTGGACTAACCCGCTCCGCTACGCCGGAGCGGGAAGGAGGTCAGGTATTCAGTAGGAGCCCCAACTGCGAGAGGATGGGACGGCTGTTTTCAGCTATTCCATCAGACAGAGGAGCTCGTCATGACCCCACTTCGCCAGCGCATGAGCGAAGACATGCAAATGCGCAATTTTTCGCTCAATACCCAGATCTCATATCTGCGGCAGGTATCGCTGTTTGCACGATACTTCGGCAAAGCGCCTGACTTGCTCGGCCGTGAGGATATTCGGACCTATCAGGTCTATCTGGCCAACGAGAAGAAGCTGGCGCCTACCTCAATCCATATCGCGGTTTCGGCGTTGCGCTTTTTCTTCAGCGTCACGCTCGAGAGGGACTGGGTGCCTGCAGAGGTCTTGCCGCTTCCCAAGAAGCCGCAGAAACTGCCGATCATCCTCAGTCCGGATGAAGTACGGCACTTTCTCGGCTGCGTGGCCGATCTCAAACACCACGCCATCCTGACGACCTGCTATGCCGCCGGTCTGCGCATTTCGGAAGCGGTGCAGCTGAAGCCCACGGACATCGACAGCCAGAGAATGGTCGTCCGTGTCGAGCAGGGCAAAGGCCAGAAGGACCGCTATGTGATGCTGTCGCCCAAGCTCCTGGAGATCCTGCGCGACTATTGGAGGATGCGGCGGCCAGAGGCATGGCTCTTCCCTGGCGATCGCACCGGCCACCCGATCAGCAGGGATGCAGTTGGGCAAGCCTGCGCAAAAGCGCACGATCTTTCCGGCTTGTCCAAACCAGTGACGCCGCACAGCTTGCGGCACGCCTTCGCCGTCCATCTTCTCGAGGCCGGCGCCGACGTGCGCACCATTCAATTGCTGCTCGGTCACCGCAGCCTCGCGACCACCGCCCACTATCTACGGATCGCCACCAACAAGGTCTGCGCTACGGCGAGCCCGTTCGAGCTATTGCCGCGTCCGGCGCCGACCCTGCCACCCGCCAAGCCGGAGTATTTCTGAGCTCCCGATGGCCCGTTCGGGGCCGGAAGTGGCGGACATCTTCCGCCGCTACGGCGAGGCCTATCGTGCCCAGCACACATCGCTGTCGACCGCTCAGCGCCGTGTCATGACGGCGATCGAGTTGTGCCGGACCGCCGCGCTCGGTGGGCACGTCGAAGCGTGCGATCAATGCGGCCACCGGCGCATCGCCTTCAACAGCTGCCGTGACAGGCATTGTCCCCGCTGCCAATCGCTGGCCCGGGCGCAATGGCTGGACGATCGACGCGCCGAGCTGCTCGACACCCAGTACTTTCACGTCGTCTTCACACTGCCGGAGGCCATTGCCGCCATCGCCTATCAGAACAAGGCGCTCGTCTACGGGCTGCTCTTCCGGGCCACCGCCGATCCGCTGCGCACCATCGCCGCCGACCCCAAGCATCTCGGCGCCGAGATCGGCTTCTTTGCCGTCCTGCACACCTGGGGACAAAATCTGCTGCACCATCCGCACCTGCACTGCGTCGTCCCGGGTGGCGGGTTCTCGCCGGACGGCACGCGATGGATCGCCTGCAAGCCCGGCTTCTTCCTGCCGGTCCGCGTGCTCTCGCGCCTGTTCCGCCGCTTGTTCCTGGAGCACCTGGCGAAAGCCTTCGACGCGGGCAAGCTGCAGTTCTTTTCCGACTTGCAGCGCCTTGGCGAGCGCAAAGCCTTCCGGCGCTATCTGGCACCGCTGCGAAAGGCCGACTGGGTCGTCTACGCCAAGCCGCCGTTCGCAGGGCCCGAACAGGTGCTCGACTATGTCGGCCGCTACACCCACCGCGTCGCCATCTCCAACAACCGCCTCGTCGATATCGAGGATGGCGCCGTGCGTTTCCGCTGGAAGGATTATCGGCACGGCGATCGGCAAAAGGTCATGACCGTCTCCGCCGATGAATTCATCCGCCGCTTTCTGTTACACGTCCTGCCCGAGGGCTTCCATCGGATCCGCTATTACGGTTTCCTCGGCAACCGCTACCGCGAACAAAAGCTTGCCCATTGCCGCGAGCTGCTCGGCATGCCGGTACCCGAGCCATCAGAGAGCCGAGCCTCGAAGGACTACCGCGACCGCTACGAGGAACTTACCGGATGTTCCCTCAGGCAATGCCCGGCCTGTCGTCAAGGGCAGATGATCACCATCGAAGTTTTCGACGGCGTCACCGGACCGCCGCGTTACTGGGATACGTCATGAAAGAAGCGCAGCGCTTTCATCGTCGCCGTTCCACCGGAAACCGGTCGGTCCCGAGAAGGTGTGTGCCGTCGCGCCTATCAGCCCTTCCCGGCAAGGTACAACGGCAATCCTTATCCTTATCGAATTCCAAATCGGCGCTGTGTTCGTCCCGTGCACCCAGCGGCGACTCTCGTCAACACCGCGCCTGCGGCGCCTTTGCTCAGAGCCGCACCATTCAATCCCCATAGAACCCGGGTCGCGCCCGCGGCTTAGCCCAACACGTTTTTAGCGCACCGTCGCTGTCGGCCTCGGCGCGCTCCTCAACGTGCATACCCGCGACGCCACGCTAAAAACGCTCTGCATTATGTGGCGCGCCACATAACCTTATTGCGGCGACGTGTTCGTGTTCCGCGCCAAGCGTCTTGATCGGCTTCGTTGCATTTACTGGGACGGATCAGGCATGATTTTAGCGACGAAGTGGTTGGAGGCAGGCAAGTTCGTTTGGCCACCGATCCGCGATGGCGCCATGCAGATGACGCGCGAAGAGTTCTCACTTTTGGTTGCCGGTATTGACTGGACGCGCGTCAAACGAAACGCTGTGAGGAGGCCCTCAAAAGCAGGCTGATCCTGTCGGTTTTACGTGAAGATTCAGGCTCCTATGGTAGGGTCCGTCATGCCGCTTCGACATGATACCTTACCCCAGGACACTGCGCAATTGACCCGGATCATTCTCTCGCTCAACGAAGAGAATGCCGACCTTAAGGCGCGCGTGGCCTTCCTTGAGCGCCTGCTCTTCGGGACGAAATCGGAGAAGATGACGATCATCGATCCGACGCAGGCAATGCTCGATCTTGGCGATCTAAGCGACATTCCCGTTGCTGCCAATGACGATGTCGTGCCGGTCATTGAAGACAAAATGCAGGCACGGCGATCGCCAGCGCGCAATATCGGCCGCTTGCCCAAGCACCTTCCGCGGTATGACGAGGTCATCGAACCAGAGAGCAAGACTTGCCCCTGCTGTTCGTTCGAACTTCATTGCATCGGCACTGATGTC
Proteins encoded:
- a CDS encoding tyrosine-type recombinase/integrase, which translates into the protein MSEHLLLAPLLESYFRRRLTKQRNATPATVASYRDALRMLILFAAARLRKRPAALVLEDLDRDLVLAFLDELEEKRNNTVATRNARLAAIRSFFHHVAAADPASFGVAQRVLTIPTKRAHIEVTHHLTDAEVDTVIAAPDQRTPRGRRDRAFLLFLARTGARVSEAIGVNADDLQLGRPHSQVLLHGKGRRDRVIPVPQDLARALAALLRERGITNHEPRPIFIGAHNERLTRFGATHIVRRAAAKAVATRPDLAEKPISPHIFRHSLAMKLLQSGVDLLTIQAWLGHAQVATTHRYAAADVEMMRNGLEKAGIKGDYGTRFRPTDAVLQLLNSI
- a CDS encoding tyrosine-type recombinase/integrase; the encoded protein is MTPLRQRMSEDMQMRNFSLNTQISYLRQVSLFARYFGKAPDLLGREDIRTYQVYLANEKKLAPTSIHIAVSALRFFFSVTLERDWVPAEVLPLPKKPQKLPIILSPDEVRHFLGCVADLKHHAILTTCYAAGLRISEAVQLKPTDIDSQRMVVRVEQGKGQKDRYVMLSPKLLEILRDYWRMRRPEAWLFPGDRTGHPISRDAVGQACAKAHDLSGLSKPVTPHSLRHAFAVHLLEAGADVRTIQLLLGHRSLATTAHYLRIATNKVCATASPFELLPRPAPTLPPAKPEYF
- a CDS encoding tyrosine-type recombinase/integrase, with protein sequence MTAFARFLGEKVERYIELRHSLGYAFSKQAGTLRAFVRYIERTQIDAPATRTMALDFVLSFGGAANSRTTRHGVLRRFYEYLAVYDAQTESLERRVFPRSRAIPPPRILSESELASLIDACARISPSIPLRGRTMATLIGLLASSGLRSGEVVRLDRSDVDLTNGVLLVRKTKFRKDRLVPVHTTTQAALRHYASERDAAFPTPKDQGFFLSSRGNRLSATGLQNGFAEVRKLSGLDGGKPLRPHDLRHRFAVTRLSFWHQQRADVQALLPLLATYLGHASYSDTAYYLTGSADLLAIAADRAFLDGGAA
- a CDS encoding IS91 family transposase — protein: MARSGPEVADIFRRYGEAYRAQHTSLSTAQRRVMTAIELCRTAALGGHVEACDQCGHRRIAFNSCRDRHCPRCQSLARAQWLDDRRAELLDTQYFHVVFTLPEAIAAIAYQNKALVYGLLFRATADPLRTIAADPKHLGAEIGFFAVLHTWGQNLLHHPHLHCVVPGGGFSPDGTRWIACKPGFFLPVRVLSRLFRRLFLEHLAKAFDAGKLQFFSDLQRLGERKAFRRYLAPLRKADWVVYAKPPFAGPEQVLDYVGRYTHRVAISNNRLVDIEDGAVRFRWKDYRHGDRQKVMTVSADEFIRRFLLHVLPEGFHRIRYYGFLGNRYREQKLAHCRELLGMPVPEPSESRASKDYRDRYEELTGCSLRQCPACRQGQMITIEVFDGVTGPPRYWDTS